A window of the Hordeum vulgare subsp. vulgare chromosome 5H, MorexV3_pseudomolecules_assembly, whole genome shotgun sequence genome harbors these coding sequences:
- the LOC123396131 gene encoding uncharacterized protein LOC123396131 isoform X2: MQMLAPTDSMDRIDHARGRLAVLSSHLLGAGMEGADLLSSPLLCVRCCTCTTLVSCRRGQRRPRVPPPPGACTPVIPLISGLYMQGGVCIEPGFFAVHQDFVVCGVAHFLDVAGKLVFDDRLHVLLRRSETGLMVNTPKLMAPYTSQPVAVPEDCRSMFITFSKGNALHREDIVQYFRQQAMHTSLKEIAQCSSSG; encoded by the exons ATGCAGATGCTCGCACCGACCGACTCGATGGATCGCATCGACCATGCGCGGGGCCGCCTCGCAGTGCTCTCTTCCCACCTCCTCGGTGCTGGCATGGAGGGCGCGGACCTTCTCTCCTCCCCCCTTCTGTGCGTGAGGTGTTGTACATGTACAACGTTGGTGTCGTGCAGAAGAGGCCAACGCCGTCCTCGAGTGCCTCCGCCACCAGGTGCATGCACTCCCGTCATCCCGCTAATCTCCGGTCTCTACATGCAAGGTGGTGTCTGCATCGAGCCGGGCTTCTTCGCCGTCCACCAGGACTTCGTCGTTTGTGGCGTCGCCCACTTCCTCGATGTTGCCGGCAAGTTGGTATTCGACGACCGCCTGCACGTCCTGCTCCGGAGGTCCGAGACTGGGCTAATGGTCAACACGCCGAAGCTCATGGCGCCCTACACCTCCCAGCCAGTGGCCGTGCCGGAGGACTGCCGCTCCATGTTCATCACCTTCTCCAAGGGAAATGCCCTCCACCGCGAGGATATCGTCCAGTACTTCAGGCA GCAGGCAATGCACACTTCACTGAAGGAGATAGCACAGTGTTCGAGCAGCGGGTGA
- the LOC123396131 gene encoding uncharacterized protein LOC123396131 isoform X1, with amino-acid sequence MQMLAPTDSMDRIDHARGRLAVLSSHLLGAGMEGADLLSSPLLCVRCCTCTTLVSCRRGQRRPRVPPPPGACTPVIPLISGLYMQGGVCIEPGFFAVHQDFVVCGVAHFLDVAGKLVFDDRLHVLLRRSETGLMVNTPKLMAPYTSQPVAVPEDCRSMFITFSKGNALHREDIVQYFRHLFVAALSLTELETYLSAMKKHGSDSAAALLVTRSLA; translated from the exons ATGCAGATGCTCGCACCGACCGACTCGATGGATCGCATCGACCATGCGCGGGGCCGCCTCGCAGTGCTCTCTTCCCACCTCCTCGGTGCTGGCATGGAGGGCGCGGACCTTCTCTCCTCCCCCCTTCTGTGCGTGAGGTGTTGTACATGTACAACGTTGGTGTCGTGCAGAAGAGGCCAACGCCGTCCTCGAGTGCCTCCGCCACCAGGTGCATGCACTCCCGTCATCCCGCTAATCTCCGGTCTCTACATGCAAGGTGGTGTCTGCATCGAGCCGGGCTTCTTCGCCGTCCACCAGGACTTCGTCGTTTGTGGCGTCGCCCACTTCCTCGATGTTGCCGGCAAGTTGGTATTCGACGACCGCCTGCACGTCCTGCTCCGGAGGTCCGAGACTGGGCTAATGGTCAACACGCCGAAGCTCATGGCGCCCTACACCTCCCAGCCAGTGGCCGTGCCGGAGGACTGCCGCTCCATGTTCATCACCTTCTCCAAGGGAAATGCCCTCCACCGCGAGGATATCGTCCAGTACTTCAGGCA TTTGTTTGTTGCAGCTTTGTCCCTGACCGAACTTGAAACCTATCTATCAGCCATGAAAAAACATGGTTCAGATAGTGCAGCAGCTCTACTTGTGACTAGATCGCTTGCCTAA
- the LOC123396131 gene encoding uncharacterized protein LOC123396131 isoform X3 has product MQMLAPTDSMDRIDHARGRLAVLSSHLLGAGMEGADLLSSPLLCVRCCTCTTLVSCRRGQRRPRVPPPPGACTPVIPLISGLYMQGGVCIEPGFFAVHQDFVVCGVAHFLDVAGKLVFDDRLHVLLRRSETGLMVNTPKLMAPYTSQPVAVPEDCRSMFITFSKGNALHREDIVQYFRHFVPDRT; this is encoded by the exons ATGCAGATGCTCGCACCGACCGACTCGATGGATCGCATCGACCATGCGCGGGGCCGCCTCGCAGTGCTCTCTTCCCACCTCCTCGGTGCTGGCATGGAGGGCGCGGACCTTCTCTCCTCCCCCCTTCTGTGCGTGAGGTGTTGTACATGTACAACGTTGGTGTCGTGCAGAAGAGGCCAACGCCGTCCTCGAGTGCCTCCGCCACCAGGTGCATGCACTCCCGTCATCCCGCTAATCTCCGGTCTCTACATGCAAGGTGGTGTCTGCATCGAGCCGGGCTTCTTCGCCGTCCACCAGGACTTCGTCGTTTGTGGCGTCGCCCACTTCCTCGATGTTGCCGGCAAGTTGGTATTCGACGACCGCCTGCACGTCCTGCTCCGGAGGTCCGAGACTGGGCTAATGGTCAACACGCCGAAGCTCATGGCGCCCTACACCTCCCAGCCAGTGGCCGTGCCGGAGGACTGCCGCTCCATGTTCATCACCTTCTCCAAGGGAAATGCCCTCCACCGCGAGGATATCGTCCAGTACTTCAGGCA CTTTGTCCCTGACCGAACTTGA